In Haematobia irritans isolate KBUSLIRL chromosome 1, ASM5000362v1, whole genome shotgun sequence, a genomic segment contains:
- the LOC142220511 gene encoding steroid receptor seven-up-like gives MMVVKEHLDELNRLECESQQQSAAALHLATFMKTVAGVEAVTQNACLSQIKENLVPNGTTQQQSEMEKLPVPLSTSSSTASTGIVHSATSAFSTCAPSSKQMTSQQDDLLTALYNSANNAANNSSGLGNSLNSQNLNLSNSPVNSSHTNQNVATSSASGSGNTLTSNPAYMSPSQQHSQQQTQQKQQAAAAAAATAAMFYQTPPRSAFGSAFDMFHHSTPFGVSHAAAAAAAAAHSSTGASFGSPSYRYSPYSYGSRWQL, from the coding sequence ATGATGGTGGTTAAGGAACATTTGGATGAATTGAATCGTTTGGAGTGCGAGAGTCAACAGCAGAGTGCTGCCGCTTTACATTTGGCCACATTCATGAAGACTGTGGCCGGCGTAGAGGCTGTTACCCAAAATGCCTGTTTGTCACAAATCAAAGAGAATTTGGTACCCAATGGTACAACACAACAACAAAGTGAAATGGAAAAACTTCCAGTACCCTTGAGTACCAGTTCTTCAACGGCTTCCACGGGTATTGTGCATTCGGCCACTAGTGCTTTCAGCACATGTGCTCCTTCCTCTAAACAAATGACAAGCCAACAAGATGATCTCTTGACGGCTTTATACAATTCCGCCAATAATGCTGCCAACAATAGCAGTGGTTTGGGTAATTCCCTTAATTCGCAGAACTTAAATCTAAGTAACTCACCTGTGAATTCAAGccataccaatcaaaatgtggCCACATCTTCAGCCAGTGGCTCTGGAAATACCCTAACCTCAAATCCTGCTTATATGTCACCCTCGCAGCAACATTCTCAGCAGCAAACACAGCAGAAACAGCaagctgctgctgctgccgcGGCCACAGCGGCTATGTTCTATCAAACCCCTCCACGCTCGGCTTTTGGTTCTGCTTTTGATATGTTCCACCACAGCACACCCTTTGGAGTTTCGCATGCGGCAGCTGCGGCTGCTGCAGCCGCTCATTCCTCTACAGGAGCCTCTTTTGGTAGTCCTAGTTATAGATATTCACCATATAGTTATGGTAGTAGATGGCAATTGTAG